The genomic segment GGTGAAGGTGCCCTGACCAGGCGTAGTTGAAAGGTCAATGAAAATTATCGGAAAGTCGCTCCGAGTAGTTGGCCTTACGCGGTCGCGTGGTACGCCAGCACCCCACGGTTGATCGCGGCCATCGCCTGCCGGGCGGTGGCCCGCAGTTCGGCCGACGCGCCGGAGGCGTCGGTGAGCTGGCCGAGCAGGTCGACCACCTGCCGGGCCCACCGGACGAAGTCACCGGCCGGCATGTCGCCATCGAGGTTGTGGCCGCTGGCGAGCACCTTCGCCAACGCCTCCCCCCGCGCCCAGCGGTGGATCGGCCAGACGAAACCCAGGTCGGGCTCCCGGGTCGGCTCCAGACCCCGAGCCGCCTCGTCCGCCTCCAGCTCGGCCCAGAGGGCCAGGGTCGCGTCGACCGCCTCGGCCACCCCGCCCCGGGGCACCGACGCCCGCTCGTCACTGTCCCGGCGCGCCTCGTACACCAGCACCGAGACCGCCGCGGCCAACTCCGCCGGGGAGAGCCCGTCCCAGATCCGGCGCCGGACACACTCGGCGACCAGCAGGTCGGCCTCGGTCCAGATCCGGGCCAGCATCCGGCCGGCGTCGGTCACCGAACCGTCCTCGGTGAGGTAGTCCCGGGCGGTCAACATCCCGCAGACCCGGTCGAACGTCAGCGCCAACGAACCGGTCCGGCCCGCCACCCGCTGCCGCAACTCGTCGGTGTCGCGCTCCAGCCGCCGCCGCCGTTCCGCCCACCGGGCGTGCTCCTCGCGCTCGTCGCAGGCGTGGCAGGGATGCCGGCGCAGCTCGGCGCGGAGCTCGGTGAGCTGGTGGTCCTCGCCGCCGGTCCGGGACCGCCCGCCGCGCCGGCCGGGCCGGCGGTCCAGCCCGGTACCGCTGACCGCCGCCGCCAGGTCCCGGCGGGCGGCCGGCGACCGGTGGTTGAAGTGCTTCGGCACCCGGATCCGGGCCAGCACCTCCGCCGGGCTGGTGAAGTCACCCGGCGTGACCCGCCCGGCCCACCGGTCCTGGGTCAGCACCAGCGGCCGCGGCTCGCCGAACCCGGCGGCCCCCGGTTCGAGCACCACCGCCAGCCCGGCCCGCCGCCCGGACGGAACCCGGATCACGTCACCGACCCGCAGCCGCTCCAGCGACGTCAGCGCCGCCGCCCGGCGTTGGCTCTGCCCGTGTCGGGCCAGCGCCTGCTCCCGCTCCGCGATCGCCACCCGGATGGCGAAGTACTCGTCGAAGTCGCCGTGGTGGCAGTGCGCCTCGGTACCGTACGTCTCGATGGTCTCCACGTTGCGCTGCACCTGCCGGGCCAGCCCGACCACCGACCGGTCCGCCTGGAACTGCGCGAACGAGGACTCCAGCAGCGCCCGCGCGGGCGCGGCGCCCACCGACCCGACCAGGTTCACCGCCATGTTGTACGACGGCCGGAAGCTCGACCGCAGCGGATAGGTCCGGGTGGACGCCAGCCCGGCCACGTGCCGGGGATCCACCTCCGGCGACCAGACCACCACCGCGTGCCCCTCGACGTCGATGCCGCGCCGACCGGCCCGCCCGGTGAGCTGGGTGTACTCCCCCGGCGTCAGGTCGACGTGCGCCTCACCGTTGAACTTGACCAGCCGTTCCAGCACCACGCAGCGGGCCGGCATGTTGATCCCCAGCGCCAGCGTCTCGGTGGCGAAGACCGCCTTGACCAACCCGCGCAGGAACAGCTCCTCGACCACCTCCTTGAACGCCGGCAGCATCCCGGCGTGGTGGGCGGCAAGCCCGCGCTCCAGGCCGTCGAGCCACTCCCAGTAGCCGAGCACCGCCAGATCCTCGCCGGGGATCGCCGTCACCCGGCTCTCCACCACCCGGCGGATCTCGGCCCGCTCCTCCGGCGTGGTAAGCCGCAGGCCACCGGCGAGGCACTGCTGCACGGCCGCGTCACAGCCGGCCCGGCTGAAGATGAACAGGATCGCCGGCAGCAGGCCGGCCCGGTCCAGCCGGTCGACCACCTCGGCCCGCAGCGGCCCGCGCCAACGCGGCCCCCGTCCGCCCGAACGGCCCCACCCGGACCCGTGGGTCCGGCCGTCGCCCAGCTCCAGCCGACGCAGCTGCTCCCTGGTGTAGCGCAGCAGCTCCGGGTGCACGTCGTGCTTGCGGGCCGCGTCGGCGTCGTGGAACAGGTCGAACATCCGCCGGCCGACAAGCATGTGCTGCCACAGCGGCACCGGCCGGTGCTCGCTGACCACCACCTCGGTCTCGCCCCGCACGGTGACCAGCCAGTCGGCGAACTCCTCCGCGTTGGAGACGGTCGCCGACAGCGACACCAGCCGCACCGACTCCGGCAGGTGAATGATCACCTCTTCCCAGACCCCGCCCCGGAACCGGTCGGCCAGGTAGTGCACCTCGTCCATCACCACGTAGGCCAGCCCGTGCAGGGTCGGCGAGCCCGCGTAGAGCATGTTGCGCAGCACCTCGGTGGTCATCACCACCACCGGGGCGTCGCCGTTTATCGCGTTGTCGCCGGTCAACAGGCCGACCCGCTCGACGCCGTAGCGGTCCACCAGGTCGTGGTACTTCTGGTTGGAGAGCGCCTTGATCGGGGTGGTGTAGAAGCACTTGCGCACCGGGCTGCCCGCCTCGCCGGTCGGGCGCAGCGCCAGGTGCACGGCGAACTCGCCGACCACCGTCTTGCCGGCACCGGTCGGGGCGCAGACCAGCACGCCGCTGCCCCGCTCCAGGGCCTGGCAGGCCTCCCGCTGGAAGTCGTCCAGGTCGAAGCCGAGCTCGACCGCGAACTCGTTGAGGGCGGGGAAGGAACTGGCGTGCACGGCCCGGCGGCGCGCCGCGGCGTACCGCTCGGCGGGGCTCGACATACGGTCAAGATTAATGCGTGCGGCGCGGTTCCCGTCGGGAGGCCGTCCACCGGTCCCCGCCGAGCCGGTCGGTAGGGTGCACGGCGTGCCGGATCATCCCGAACCGCCCCTGCCGCGTAGCTCCAGCGAGTCCGGCGGAACACCGCAACGCCGGCCCGTCCGCGGGGTGCTCCTGGACTTCCACGGCACCCTGGCGCAGGTCGAGGACCCGGTGGCCTGGGTGTCGGCCGGGGCGGCCGAGTGCGGGGTGACGCTGGAGCGGCCCCGGGCCACTGTGCTGGCCGACCGGCTGGTCACCGCCGGGCGGGCCGGCGGGCCGGTGCCGCACCGGGTGCCCCCGCACCTGGCCGAGGTCTGGGCCGAACGGGACCTCTACCCGCACGCTCACCGGGCCGCCTACACCGGTCTGGCGGCGACCGTGCAGACCGGCGTCGACGGGCTCCCCGACGCCCTCTACGAGCGGTGCCTGACCCCGGACGGCTGGCTGCCGTACGCCGACGCGGCAGCCGTGCTGCGCGAGCTGAGGGCGGCGTCGGTGCCGGTCGCGGTGGTCAGCAACATCGGCTTCGACATCCGGCCCTTCTTCGCCGCGTGGGGGCTGGCCGACCTGGTGGACGCGTTCGTGCTCTCCTACGAGGTGGGGCGCTGCAAGCCGGACCCGGGCATCTTCCTGCGGGCCTGCGGCGCGCTCGGCGTCGACCCGGAGCTGACCCTGATGGTCGGCGACACCCCGGCCGACGCGGGAGCTGTGCGGGCCGGCTGCGCGGCGCTGGTGCTGCCCGCCGCGGACGCCGGCCGCTCGAACGGGCTGGCCGCGGTGCTCGACCTGGCCACCGCCGGCCCGGCCTGAGCCGGTCCGTCAGCGCAGCAGCCGCACTGCGGCCGGCACGGCGGTGATGGTCAGCGGCAGCGGGCCGACCCGTTCGCCGTCGGCGTACCCGATGATGCCGTCGGCCGACAACTCGACGGTGCGGGCCCGGTAGCTGCGGACCAGCGGGTCGGTGACGTGGCTGCCCTGGTAGACCCGGGGTTTGATCCGCATCAGGTGCCGGCGGGTCATCGGGCCGCCGACCACCACGTCGAGCAGGCCGTCGGTCGGGTCGGCGGCCGGGCAGATCCGCATGCCGCCGCCGTAGCTGGCGCAGTTGCCGACCGCCACCAGCACCGCCGCCAGGTCGTGGCGTATCCCGTCCAGGGTCAACGTGTAGTGGCGCGGGCGCAGCCGGGCCAGCTCGACCAGGATCGCCAGGTCGTAGCGGCGCGGGCCGCGCGGCCAGCGCAGCCGGTTGGCCCGCTCGTTGACGATCGCGTCGAAACCGGCGGCCAGCACCGCGCCGTACCACCGGGTGGCCCCGGCGGCGTCGGTGATTCGGGCCAGGTCCACCGGGGTGCTCCGGCCGGCCCGCAGCGCCCCGGCGATCACGTCGACCGCGGCCAGCGGGTCGGCCGGGAAGCCGGTCCGCTCGGCGAAGTCGTTGCCGGTGCCCGCCGGTACCGGCCCGAACCCGACCGGCGTGCCGGCCACCGCCTGCAGCGCCAGGTGCACGGTCCCGTCGCCGCCGACGGTGAGCAGCGCCCCGGCGCCGTCGGCCACCGCCTGGTGGCAGGCCGCGAGGGCCGCCGCCGCAGTGTGCGCGGTCAGCAGCCGGACCGGGCGGCCGGCCGCGCCGAGCCGGTCGAGCACGGCCGGCAGCAGCGCGCGGTGCCGGCCCCGGGCGGCGGTGGGGTTGGCCAGCACCGCCACCGGACCGGATTCACCCCCGGCCGCCAGCTCCGCGGTCACGTGGTGTCGTCGTAGCGGCTCTCGATCGGCCTGGGCGCGGCGACCGGCTCCGGCGCCTCGATCGGCGCGACGGTCTCCACCCGGTCACCGGCCAGCACCGGCTCCCGATCGTCGGTCAGCGGGGAAACCTCGTCGTCGGCCAGGCCGGCGTAGACCTCCTTGCCCCGACCCTTGCGCTTGTCGTTGAGGAAGGCGACCCCGCAGGCGATGAAGTACAGCAGCGACAGGGTCAGCGCCAGCAGCGTCATGCCGAACGGACCGGGGTCCGGGGTGGCGACCGCGGCGAACGCGAAGCAGATGAAGACCACCGTCCGCCACCAGCTCAGCAGCCGGCGGGCGGTGACCACCCCGGCGAAGTTGAGCATCAGCAGCAGCAGCGGGAACTCGAAGCCGACCCCGAACAGCAGGATCATCGTGGTGACGAAGGAGATGTAGCGGGTCACCTCGAGCTGGGAGTCGAGGCCGGCGACACCCGCGTCGAGCAGGAAGGCCAGGCCCTTGTCCACCACCACGTAGGCCAGCGCGGCGCCGGCGGCGAACAGCGGCGCGGCCAGCGACACGAAGGTGTAGGCCCACCGACGCTCGTGCCGGTGCAGGCCGGGGGCGATGAACGCCCAGAGCTGGTAGAGCCAGACCGGCGCGCCGACGATCAGGCCGATCCAGAGAGCGAGCTTCAGCTTCAGGATGAAGCTGTCGGCCGGGGCGAGCAGGATGAACGCGGCGCACTTGTTGGTCTCCGGGTCGATCTTGCCCGGGAGGTTGCAGTACGGCTGCCGGAGCAGCTCGTAGACCGGCTCGGCGAGGATGAAGCCGACGATCAGCCCCGCGAGGAGACCGAGCGACGCCATGAACAACCGGCTACGCAGGTCACGCAGGTGCTCGATGAGCGTCATCGAGCCGTCGGCGGCCCGTTCGAACTTGCTGGGGCCGCGCCGGCGGCGGAGTGCGAAGCCCACGGTGTCCCGGGCCCGGGGTCAGTTGTCGCGGCCGCGCTGCACCGGGTCGTTGACCGGCTGCGCGGGCGGCTGGTACCCCTGCGGGTGCACGCTGGTCGGCTGGATCGCCGGGTCCGGCTGCAGCGGCTGGCGGCCGTGCTGGGCGTCGGCCTTCTCGGCCAGGTCCTTGTCGTCGTCGGCCAGGCTCTTCGTCTCGGCCTTGATGATCCGCAGCGATCGGCCGAGCGAGCGGGCGGCGTCCGGCAGCCGCTTCGCGCCGAACAGGAGGATCAGCACGACCACGAGGACGGCGATGTGCCACGGCTTGAGGGCACCCATGGGAACTCCAGTCGGTCTTCTTGGCGGTGAGAGGTGTTGCAGGCCATCGTACGTCCGTCGCGGGCCCGTGCCACCTGCCGGGCGGCTGGCAGTTCGCCCCGGTCGGTGAAGTGTTGACCAACGGCGCGTTTCCCGTCAACCCACCTCCGGCGCACTCTTGCACGCTGAAGATGCCTTCCGGACAGGAACGCGCACGGTCGGCGCGGGCGGGGTCACTCCGCGCGTTCGGCCTCGCCCTTCTTGGCGCGGATCAGCTCCAGTCGCCGCGCGGCGGTCTCGGCGGACTCCCGCAGCGCGGCCAGCCGCTCCTCCAGACCGGCCGCGGCGGCCTGGAGCGACTCCGCCTCGGCCTGCCGGCCCTGCAGCCGCCGGGCGGCCCGGTCCAGCGCGGGCAGCCGGGTCAGCACCGGGCGGACCGCCAGGGCCAGCACCAGCAGGGCGACGACAAGCACCGCGACCACGATCCACTTCACCACGCCGGACAGCCTAGTCAGTGGGCGACCGCGGCGCCCGTCCGGTCAGCGGACGCGGGCGTGCCGTAGGCGTCGAGCGCCGCCGCCGCCTCCGCCCGGACCCGCTCGACCAGCTCCGGCGGGGAGACGACCGTCACGTCCGGACCCAACCCCAGCACGAACCGGCGGGCCCAGCCCAGGTCGCTGACCCGCAACGACACCAGCCAGTCACCCGAGGGGTTGGCGCCGGCCCCGTCGGCGGGGTCAGGCTCGACCCGCTCGCACGGGTAGTACTCGGTGATCCACCGGCCGGACCGGCCGACCCGCAGCGTCACCAGCGGCAACTCGCCGGACGGCTGGAACACTCCGGCGCTGATGTCGTGCAGCCGCGCCTCCGGCGGGGCGGCGGCCGGCTCGTCCAACTCGGCCAGCGCGTCGATCCGGTCGGCCCGGAACATCCGGACCGCCTCGGCCCGGCGGCACCACGCCTCCAGGTAGGCCCGGCCGCCGACCATCAGCACCCGGATCGGGTCGATGGTGCGTTCGGTGGTCTCGTCCCGGGTCGCCGTGTAGTAGGTGATCCGCAGCGCCCGGCGGCGCTGCACCGCGCCACGGAGCTGATCGACCCGGTCGCCGTCGCCGGGCATCCGCACCTCGACCGGAGCGCCGGCCAGGTCCCCGGCGGCGTTCTCGATCTTGGCGAGGGCCCGCTCGATGGCGTCCCGGTTCGGCATCCCCGGGGTCTCCGCGAGCATCCGCAGCGCGACCACCAGGGCCAGCGCCTCGTCCGGGGTGAGCCGCAGCGGCCGGTCGATGCCCGCGTCGTAGGTGATGGTGACCCGGTCGCCGTCGAAGGCCATGTCGATCAGGTCACCCGGACCGTACCCGGGCAGCCCGCAGACCCAGAGCAGCTCCAGGTCCTCGCGCAGCTGCCGCTCGCTGACGCCGAGGTCGGCGGCGGCCTCGGCCACCTCGATGCCCGGCCGGGCCAGCAGGTACGGCACCAGGTTGAGCAGCCGGGCCAGCCGGTCGGCCGACGCCTTGGTCCCGGCCGACGCCCGGTTGCCGGCCGGTCGGCCGGCGGTGCCGCGCGGGGTCGGTGCCGAGGTCACCTCGGCACCCCGGCGGAGGGGACCGGCTCGTCGTGCCGGGCGGCGATCTCCTTCAGCCGCTGGATGACCGCCTCCCGCACCTCCGGCGGGTCGAGCACCCGCACGTCGGAGCCGTAGCCGACCAGGGTCGCCGCCAGCGAGTCCGGGCAGGCGTACGGCAGCACCAGCCGGTCGCCGTCGGGAGCGCTGGTGCTATCCCCGGCCCACCGGCGCAGCCCGGCCGCCCGGCCGGGCCGGACCAGCACGGTGGCCCGGCCGGTCCGCTCGACCGGCCCGGACCAGCGGGCCACATGGCTGATCAGATCCACGCCGGCCGGCGGCTGGAACGAGCCCGGCGCACCGCTGACCTTCACCGCGCCGACGATCCGGGACAGTCGGAAGCAGCGGGTCGCCTCCCGGTCGAGATCGTGACCGACCACGTACCACCGGCCGCGCCAGCAGACCACCCCCCACGGCTGCAGCCGCCGCTGGGTGGGGGCGTCGCCCGAGGGCACCCGGTAGGTGAAGCCGGCGGTCCGCCGGTCCCGGGCGGCGGCGGTCAGCGGCTCGAACGCGGGGTCGACGGTGACCACCGGCTCCATGCCGAGCGTCGCCTGCGGGTCGACGTCGATGCCGGCGGCCCGCAGCTTGGCCAGGCCGGAGGAGGCGGCGGCGGCCAGCCCGGCGTGCTGCCAGAGCCGGGCGGCGATGCCCACGGCGGCCGCCTCGTCGGGCTCCAGCGGGATGTCCGGCAGCGCGTATTCGCGGTGCGCGATGCGGTAGCCCGGCTCGCTGTCGAAGACGCTCGCCGTGCCGGTCTCCAGCGGAACGCCGAGTTCACGCAGCTCAGCCTTGTCCCGCTCGAACTTGCGCTGGAACGCCTCGTGGTCGCGCGGGTCGTCCGGATCGTGCCCGTAGCCGGGCACGGTCGCGGCGATCTGCGCGGCGGTCAGGTACCGCCGCGTGGAGAGCAGGCAGATCACCAGGTTGACCAGGCGTTCCGTGCGGGTCCGCGACACGTACCAGACGCTAGCAGTGTTGTCCGGTATTTCGCGCACCCGAGCGCGCCGTGCCGTGATCGCGTTCGCGAGCCGGCGCCGGAGCGGTATCCGGGCGGTGGCGGCGGGTGACGGTCACCGTGCCGCCCCCGCGTCGGGCGGCCGGGACCGGTCCGGCTAGCGTGCCGGCCATGGTTCGATGGCGGTCCGGCACGGTGGCGGTGCTGCGGCGGAGCTGGCACGGGGCGGTCGAGTTGGACGTCACGCTGCCCGACGGGAGCACCCTGCGGGCCCTGGCGTACCCGGCCCTGGTCGGCGACCCGCAGCCCGGCGACCGGGTGCTGCTCAACGTCGGCGCCCTGCTGATGGGGCTGGGCACCGGCGGGTACGCCCTGGTGGTGGCGCTGCCCGACCGGCTGCCCCCGGATCCGGTCGAGCCGGGTTCGACCCGCGACGCCGGGCACCTGGTGAAGGCCCGCTACACCCCGCTACAGCCGATCCTGCTCGGCGCCGACGAGGACGCCTCCCCGCACCGGGCCGTGCTGGCCGACGCCGACGACCTGGCCGGTCTGCCGGTGGTCACGGCCGACCTGCACTCGGCCCTGCCGGCGATCATCGCCGGCATCCGGGCGGACGCGCCAGGGCTGCGGATCGGCTACCTGATGACCGACGGTGGAGCGCTGCCGGCCTGGTTCTCCCGCACCCTGTCCGGGCTGCGCGGCGAACTGGTCGGCACGGTCACCGTTGGTCAGGCGTTCGGCGGCGACCTGGAGGCGACGAACGTGCACAGCGGGCTGCTCGCGGCCCGGCACGCGCTCGGCGCGGAGATCGTGATCGTCACCCAGGGGCCGGGCAATCTCGGCACCGGCACCCGGTGGGGGTTCTCCGGGGTGGGCGTCGGTGAGGCGGTGAACGCGGTGGCCGCGCTGGGCGGGCGGCCGGTCGGCTCGCTGCGGATCTCGGCGGCCGACCCCCGGCCCCGGCACCGGGGCGTGTCCCACCACAGCCTCACCGCGTACGGGCGGGTCGCCCTGGCCGCCGCGGACCTGGTGGTGCCGGCGGAGCTGGCGCCGGAGCTGGCCGGGCCGGTCGAGGCGGCGCTCGCCCCGCTGGCCGGGCGGCACCGGATCGTCCGGGTCGACGTCACCGGGCTCGACCAGGCGCTGCGGGCCACCCAGGTGAGTTTGTCCACAATGGGCAGAGGGCTCGACGCCGACCACGCCTACTTCCTGGCCGCCGCCGCGGCCGGCCGGCACGCCGCCAGCCTGCTGACCTGAGCCGCCGGGACTGTCCATCCGGCGGCAGGCGGCCAGGTGGATCGGGCGAGCAGGCCGCCAGGTGGATCAGGCCGGCAGGCCCCCGGTCGGATCAGGCGAGCAGGACCAGGGTGGCCCAGGCGCCGACGATCAGCAGCAGCACCGCCGCGAGCACCCAGGTCGGCACCTTGTGCCCGCCCTGCCGGTTGCGGGCCACCTCGGCGGCGATCTTGTCCCGGCGCCGTTCCAGCCAGCCCGGCCGGGGCCGGACCGGTTCAGCCGTGCCGGTGCGGGCCGGATCGGCGCCGCCGGCAGCCGGATCGGCGTCATGGGCAGCCGGATCGGCGTCATGGGCAGCCGGATCGGCGCCGTGAGCGGCGTCGGCCGCCCGGTGGTCCGGGTCGGCGGCCCGGGGACCGGGGTGGTCGCGGTCGTCGGGGGTCGGCATCGGGGCAGTCATAGCGGGCCGAGCCTACCGCCCGGCACGCCGGTCACATGCTGGCGATCAGCCGTTCCACCCGCTCGTCGTAGGCCCGGAACGGGTCCTTGCACAGGACGGTGCGCTGCGCCTGGTCGTTGAGCTTGAGGTGCACCCAGTCGACGGTGAAGTCGCGACGCTTCTCCTGGGCCTGCCGGATGAACTCGCCGCGCAACCGGGCCCGGGTGGTCTGCGGCGGGGTCTCCTTCGCCTCGAAGATCTCCAGGTCGGTGGCGATCCGGTCCACCTGCTTACGGCGCTCCAGCAGGCCGTACAGGCCCCGGCCGCGACGCAGGTCGTGGTAGGCCAGATCCATCTGGGCGATCCTCGGGTGCGACAGCGGCAGGTCGTGCTTGCGCTGGTACCGCTCGATCAGCTTCAGCTTGGTGACCCAGTCGATCTCCCGCGCCACCGGGTCGAGGTCGCCGGTCTCGACCGCCCGCAACACCCGGCCCCAGAGCTCGACGACCCGCTTCGCGGTCTGGTCACCGCCGCGCCGCTCGACGAACTCGGTGGCCTTGGCGAGGTACTCCTGCTGGATTTCCAGGGCGCTGACCTCCTTGTTGGAGGTGAGCCGGACCTTGCGGCGGCCGGTGATGTCGTGGGACACCTCGCGGATCGCCCGGATCGGGTTCTCCAG from the Solwaraspora sp. WMMD1047 genome contains:
- the tatA gene encoding Sec-independent protein translocase subunit TatA is translated as MGALKPWHIAVLVVVLILLFGAKRLPDAARSLGRSLRIIKAETKSLADDDKDLAEKADAQHGRQPLQPDPAIQPTSVHPQGYQPPAQPVNDPVQRGRDN
- a CDS encoding WYL domain-containing protein, whose product is MSRTRTERLVNLVICLLSTRRYLTAAQIAATVPGYGHDPDDPRDHEAFQRKFERDKAELRELGVPLETGTASVFDSEPGYRIAHREYALPDIPLEPDEAAAVGIAARLWQHAGLAAAASSGLAKLRAAGIDVDPQATLGMEPVVTVDPAFEPLTAAARDRRTAGFTYRVPSGDAPTQRRLQPWGVVCWRGRWYVVGHDLDREATRCFRLSRIVGAVKVSGAPGSFQPPAGVDLISHVARWSGPVERTGRATVLVRPGRAAGLRRWAGDSTSAPDGDRLVLPYACPDSLAATLVGYGSDVRVLDPPEVREAVIQRLKEIAARHDEPVPSAGVPR
- a CDS encoding DEAD/DEAH box helicase, which codes for MSSPAERYAAARRRAVHASSFPALNEFAVELGFDLDDFQREACQALERGSGVLVCAPTGAGKTVVGEFAVHLALRPTGEAGSPVRKCFYTTPIKALSNQKYHDLVDRYGVERVGLLTGDNAINGDAPVVVMTTEVLRNMLYAGSPTLHGLAYVVMDEVHYLADRFRGGVWEEVIIHLPESVRLVSLSATVSNAEEFADWLVTVRGETEVVVSEHRPVPLWQHMLVGRRMFDLFHDADAARKHDVHPELLRYTREQLRRLELGDGRTHGSGWGRSGGRGPRWRGPLRAEVVDRLDRAGLLPAILFIFSRAGCDAAVQQCLAGGLRLTTPEERAEIRRVVESRVTAIPGEDLAVLGYWEWLDGLERGLAAHHAGMLPAFKEVVEELFLRGLVKAVFATETLALGINMPARCVVLERLVKFNGEAHVDLTPGEYTQLTGRAGRRGIDVEGHAVVVWSPEVDPRHVAGLASTRTYPLRSSFRPSYNMAVNLVGSVGAAPARALLESSFAQFQADRSVVGLARQVQRNVETIETYGTEAHCHHGDFDEYFAIRVAIAEREQALARHGQSQRRAAALTSLERLRVGDVIRVPSGRRAGLAVVLEPGAAGFGEPRPLVLTQDRWAGRVTPGDFTSPAEVLARIRVPKHFNHRSPAARRDLAAAVSGTGLDRRPGRRGGRSRTGGEDHQLTELRAELRRHPCHACDEREEHARWAERRRRLERDTDELRQRVAGRTGSLALTFDRVCGMLTARDYLTEDGSVTDAGRMLARIWTEADLLVAECVRRRIWDGLSPAELAAAVSVLVYEARRDSDERASVPRGGVAEAVDATLALWAELEADEAARGLEPTREPDLGFVWPIHRWARGEALAKVLASGHNLDGDMPAGDFVRWARQVVDLLGQLTDASGASAELRATARQAMAAINRGVLAYHATA
- a CDS encoding DUF3866 family protein, producing MVRWRSGTVAVLRRSWHGAVELDVTLPDGSTLRALAYPALVGDPQPGDRVLLNVGALLMGLGTGGYALVVALPDRLPPDPVEPGSTRDAGHLVKARYTPLQPILLGADEDASPHRAVLADADDLAGLPVVTADLHSALPAIIAGIRADAPGLRIGYLMTDGGALPAWFSRTLSGLRGELVGTVTVGQAFGGDLEATNVHSGLLAARHALGAEIVIVTQGPGNLGTGTRWGFSGVGVGEAVNAVAALGGRPVGSLRISAADPRPRHRGVSHHSLTAYGRVALAAADLVVPAELAPELAGPVEAALAPLAGRHRIVRVDVTGLDQALRATQVSLSTMGRGLDADHAYFLAAAAAGRHAASLLT
- the tatC gene encoding twin-arginine translocase subunit TatC, which translates into the protein MGFALRRRRGPSKFERAADGSMTLIEHLRDLRSRLFMASLGLLAGLIVGFILAEPVYELLRQPYCNLPGKIDPETNKCAAFILLAPADSFILKLKLALWIGLIVGAPVWLYQLWAFIAPGLHRHERRWAYTFVSLAAPLFAAGAALAYVVVDKGLAFLLDAGVAGLDSQLEVTRYISFVTTMILLFGVGFEFPLLLLMLNFAGVVTARRLLSWWRTVVFICFAFAAVATPDPGPFGMTLLALTLSLLYFIACGVAFLNDKRKGRGKEVYAGLADDEVSPLTDDREPVLAGDRVETVAPIEAPEPVAAPRPIESRYDDTT
- a CDS encoding diacylglycerol kinase family protein: MTAELAAGGESGPVAVLANPTAARGRHRALLPAVLDRLGAAGRPVRLLTAHTAAAALAACHQAVADGAGALLTVGGDGTVHLALQAVAGTPVGFGPVPAGTGNDFAERTGFPADPLAAVDVIAGALRAGRSTPVDLARITDAAGATRWYGAVLAAGFDAIVNERANRLRWPRGPRRYDLAILVELARLRPRHYTLTLDGIRHDLAAVLVAVGNCASYGGGMRICPAADPTDGLLDVVVGGPMTRRHLMRIKPRVYQGSHVTDPLVRSYRARTVELSADGIIGYADGERVGPLPLTITAVPAAVRLLR
- a CDS encoding HAD family hydrolase: MPRSSSESGGTPQRRPVRGVLLDFHGTLAQVEDPVAWVSAGAAECGVTLERPRATVLADRLVTAGRAGGPVPHRVPPHLAEVWAERDLYPHAHRAAYTGLAATVQTGVDGLPDALYERCLTPDGWLPYADAAAVLRELRAASVPVAVVSNIGFDIRPFFAAWGLADLVDAFVLSYEVGRCKPDPGIFLRACGALGVDPELTLMVGDTPADAGAVRAGCAALVLPAADAGRSNGLAAVLDLATAGPA
- a CDS encoding YafY family protein, producing MARLLNLVPYLLARPGIEVAEAAADLGVSERQLREDLELLWVCGLPGYGPGDLIDMAFDGDRVTITYDAGIDRPLRLTPDEALALVVALRMLAETPGMPNRDAIERALAKIENAAGDLAGAPVEVRMPGDGDRVDQLRGAVQRRRALRITYYTATRDETTERTIDPIRVLMVGGRAYLEAWCRRAEAVRMFRADRIDALAELDEPAAAPPEARLHDISAGVFQPSGELPLVTLRVGRSGRWITEYYPCERVEPDPADGAGANPSGDWLVSLRVSDLGWARRFVLGLGPDVTVVSPPELVERVRAEAAAALDAYGTPASADRTGAAVAH